One stretch of Prunus persica cultivar Lovell chromosome G1, Prunus_persica_NCBIv2, whole genome shotgun sequence DNA includes these proteins:
- the LOC18793509 gene encoding LOW QUALITY PROTEIN: protein RALF-like 24 (The sequence of the model RefSeq protein was modified relative to this genomic sequence to represent the inferred CDS: inserted 2 bases in 1 codon): MIMSHGPSIYEPPTTKNLTSXPQSKTPHTKEEGTKTKTKKMSKPRRPNPMLISCLSLLLIHTHFSICNGVSAFDLNSLKGSGIDGMVGAGRACNQKIGECLTEPEMESEISRRVLAMQKKYISYETLRRDLVPCGKPGASYYNCHAVAANPYSRGCEVITRCARGNDIKT, translated from the exons ATGATCATGTCTCATGGTCCATCCATTTATGAACCACCAACCACTAAGAATCTCACTTC TCCGCAGTCCAaaacaccacacacaaaagaagaaggcacaaaaacaaaaacgaaaaaaatgtCCAAACCCAGAAGACCCAATCCCATGCTAATCTCCTGCCTATCCCTCCTTTTGATCCATACCCATTTCTCAATCTGCAATGGGGTTTCAGCTTTTGACCTCAATTCACTGAAAGGAAGTGGAATTGATGGTATGGTGGGAGCTGGAAGGGCCTGCAACCAGAAGATTGGGGAGTGCTTGACAGAGCCAGAAATGGAGTCAGAGATCAGCAGGAGAGTTCTAGCAATGCAGAAGAAGTACATAAGCTATGAGACACTGAGGAGGGACTTGGTTCCATGTGGAAAACCAGGGGCTTCATATTACAATTGTCATGCTGTTGCGGCAAATCCTTACAGTAGAGGCTGTGAGGTCATTACAAGATGTGCAAGAGGTAATGACATCAAAACTTGA
- the LOC18789099 gene encoding TMV resistance protein N isoform X2, translating to MVLRSPRACMSLPSPSQWKYDVFLSFRGEDTRIGFTDHLYDKLEWQTIKTFRDNEELQRGKTIAPELLTAIEQSRFAIVVLSPNYASSSWCLDEITKIVECMETRGTILPIFYHVDPSDVRKQMGSFAEAFTKHEEIFWKDMAKVRQWREALFKVANFSGWTSKDRYETELIKEIVEVVWNKVHPTLLGSAKNLVGVDFRVKEINLLLDAEANDVRFIGIWGMGGMGKTTIARLVYERVFHNFEVSSFLANVREVSAKHGLVHLQKELLSHILKKESTNVWDVYSGTSMIKNYLCNKKVLLILDDVDELNQLQILLGEKHWFGLGSRIIITTRDQHLLVTHGVEKSYELEGLNEVDALQLFSWNAFKKDHPEEDYLELSKCFMEYAGGLPLALTTLGSFLYKRSRDAWTSALDKLKKAPNRTIFGTLKMSYDGLDEIEKRIFLDVACFLKGYNKERTIEVLDSYGFCPRITVDVLAEKSLLTISDNHVCMHDLIQEMGREIVRQESYEEPGQRSRLWHRDDILNVFTKNRGTKTIEGIVLHLPELEEAHWNPEAFSKMSKLSWYPSKFLPPTFQPDAISELNLRHSKINRLWNGSKYLGKLKYIDLSYSQSLTMTPDFTGIQNLERLVLEGCTSLVEIHSSISVLKRLKILNLKNCESLKSLPSEVEMESLEVFILSGCSKVKGIPEFVGQMEKLSKLSLDGTSIKKIPSSIERLIGLISLDLRDCKSLICLPSVICGLKSLQNLNMSGCSLLGNLPENLGEIECLEELDLSGTAIGEPPSSLALMKNLKVLSFRGCKGQPPKSWHSFLPFEFFAGKSSGPRGLVLASLKGFCSLKKLDLSDCNLCEGGIPDDIGCMSSLEELSLSRNNFVSLPASLRCLSKLWELNLESCKSLQQLPDLPSNRTLHVKADDCTSLKILPDPPMLSSLYKYFFRAVNGFRLVENNEGCNNIAFLMLQKFRQGVRHSVLKFDIVIPGSEIPDWFSNQTVGDSLMVERPLHLCNSKWMGFVLCAVFGAQENPDLLEFDYFGRHPCGILCYLEIAGSYQFSFPIPDAVLHHSVGHVASDHLWLLYFSRKHHRYENFLKDSCSQVEVLFKPFCSVQKNTCLKLKKCGIHLVYGEDVEELNRKMNQSNSSISLYNAMDVPCCYSEKSSDAEGAVVKRTRKHCDEEEPSAIGSSESDKESLRKRLKED from the exons ATGGTGTTGAGGAGCCCAAGAGCCTGCATGTCTCTTCCTTCACCTTCTCAGTGGAAATATGATgtgtttttaagttttagaGGTGAAGACACCCGCATAGGTTTCACAGACCATTTATATGACAAACTGGAGTGGCAAACAATCAAAACCTTCAGGGACAATGAAGAACTTCAGAGAGGTAAAACTATTGCTCCAGAGCTTTTGACCGCGATTGAACAATCAAGGTTTGCCATTGTTGTTCTCTCGCCGAATTATGCTTCTTCCTCTTGGTGCTTGGATGAAATTACAAAGATTGTTGAATGCATGGAAACGAGGGGTACAATTTTGCCAATTTTTTATCACGTGGATCCATCCGACGTACGCAAACAAATGGGTAGCTTTGCAGAAGCCTTCACTAAAcatgaagaaattttttggaaAGACATGGCAAAGGTGAGGCAATGGAGAGAAGCTTTATTCAAAGTGGCTAATTTCAGTGGGTGGACTTCTAAGGATAGGTATGAAACAGAGCTTATCAAAGAAATTGTGGAAGTAGTATGGAATAAAGTGCATCCCACATTGTTAGGTTCCGCCAAGAACTTGGTTGGAGTTGATTTTAGAGTAAAGGAAATAAATTTGCTTTTAGATGCTGAGGCAAATGATGTTCGCTTTATAGGGATATGGGGGATGGGTGGGATGGGTAAGACAACCATTGCTAGGTTGGTTTACGAGAGAGTTTTCCATAATTTTGAAGTTAGCAGCTTTCTTGCAAATGTAAGAGAGGTTTCTGCAAAACATGGTCTAGTTCATCTACAAAAAGAACTTCTTTCCCATATcttgaagaaagaaagtacAAATGTTTGGGATGTTTACAGTGGAACCAGTATGATCAAGAACTATTTATGCAATAAAAAGGTTCTTCTCATTCTTGATGATGTCGACGAATTAAACCAACTGCAAATATTACTTGGGGAGAAACACTGGTTTGGTTTGGGGAGCAGAATCATCATTACAACTAGAGATCAACATTTGCTGGTCACACATGGTGTAGAAAAATCATATGAGCTTGAGGGATTAAATGAAGTTGACGCCCTGCAGCTCTTTAGCTGGAACGCCTTTAAAAAAGACCATCCTGAAGAGGATTATTTGGAACTGTCCAAGTGCTTCATGGAATATGCTGGAGGCCTTCCATTAGCTCTTACAACCTTGGGATCCTTTTTGTATAAAAGAAGCCGAGATGCATGGACTAGTGCATTGGATAAACTAAAGAAAGCTCCTAACAGAACAATTTTTGGAACACTCAAAATGAGTTATGATGGACTAGATGAGATAGAGAAAAGAATTTTTCTCGATGTTGCATGTTTCCTTAAGGGATATAACAAAGAGCGAACAATTGAAGTACTAGATAGTTATGGCTTTTGCCCTCGTATTACAGTAGATGTTCTTGCTGAGAAATCTCTTTTAACTATTTCAGACAACCATGTGTGCATGCATGATTTGATACAGGAAATGGGACGTGAAATTGTTCGTCAAGAGTCTTATGAAGAACCTGGTCAACGTAGTCGATTATGGCATCGTGACGACATCCTAAATGTATTTACGAAGAATAGA GGAACAAAGACAATTGAAGGGATAGTCTTACACTTGCCTGAATTGGAAGAGGCACATTGGAATCCAGAAGCCTTCTCTAAGATGTCTAAGCTAAG TTGGTATCCTTCAAAATTTCTCCCACCAACTTTTCAGCCAGATGCAATTTCTGAACTTAATTTGCGTCATAGCAAAATTAATCGTCTTTGGAATGGATCAAAG TACTTGGGAAAGTTGAAATATATCGATCTTAGTTACTCCCAAAGCTTGACCATGACCCCAGATTTCACAGGTATTCAAAATCTTGAGAGGTTGGTGCTTGAAGGTTGTACAAGTTTAGTTGAGATTCATTCATCCATTTCAGTTCTGAAACggcttaaaattttgaatttaaaaaattgtgaaagtctTAAAAGTCTTCCAAGTGAGGTAGAAATGGAATCTCTCGAAGTTTTTATCCTTTCTGGTTGCTCAAAAGTAAAAGGGATTCCAGAATTTGTGGGACAGATGGAAAAATTATCAAAGCTTTCTTTAGATGGGACTAGTATTAAGAAAATACCTTCATCAATTGAACGTCTTATTGGCCTTATTTCACTGGATCTTAGAGATTGTAAAAGTCTCATATGCCTTCCCAGTGTCATCTGTGGTTTGAAGTCTCTTCAAAACCTCAACATGTCTGGATGCTCATTACTTGGAAACCTACCGGAAAACTTGGGGGAAATTGAGTGTTTGGAGGAACTTGATCTAAGTGGAACTGCTATAGGAGAGCCACCATCCTCCCTTGCTCTGATGAAAAATCTCAAAGTGTTATCCTTTCGTGGATGTAAAGGGCAACCGCCTAAATCATGGCATTCGTTCCtcccttttgaattttttgcaGGAAAGAGTTCTGGTCCTAGGGGTTTGGTGTTGGCTTCTTTAAAAGGTTTCTGCTCTTTGAAGAAATTAGATCTAAGTGACTGCAATCTTTGTGAAGGAGGAATCCCTGATGATATTGGATGTATGTCCTCCTTAGAAGAATTAAGTTTAAGTAGAAACAATTTTGTTAGCTTGCCTGCAAGCCTTAGATGTCTCTCTAAGCTTTGGGAGTTAAACTTGGAAAGCTGCAAAAGTCTTCAGCAGTTGCCAGACCTTCCATCAAATAGGACTTTACATGTAAAAGCAGATGATTGTACTTCGTTAAAAATATTGCCGGATCCACCCATGTTGAGCAGTTTATATAAGTACTTTTTCAGAGCTGTCAATGGCTTCAGATTGGTTGAAAACAATGAAGGCTGCAATAACATAGCATTTTTAATGCTACAGAAATTCCGtcag GGAGTCCGTCATTCTGTTCTCAAATTCGACATTGTCATTCCTGGAAGTGAAATTCCTGATTGGTTCAGTAATCAAACTGTAGGAGATTCATTAATGGTGGAGCGGCCTCTGCATTTATGTAATAGCAAGTGGATGGGGTTTGTTTTATGTGCTGTTTTTGGAGCTCAAGAAAATCCAGATCTTCttgaatttgattattttggaCGCCATCCATGTggaattttatgttatttggAAATAGCGGGATCatatcaattttcttttcctatacCTGATGCGGTGCTGCATCATAGTGTTGGCCATGTTGCATCAGATCACCTTTGGTTACTCTATTTTTCTCGTAAGCACCATCGCTATGAGAATTTTTTGAAGGATAGCTGCAGTCAGGTTGAGGTTTTATTCAAACCCTTTTGTAGTGTGCAAAAAAACACGTGCTTGAAGCTGAAGAAGTGCGGCATTCATCTGGTATATGGGGAAGATGTGGAAGAGCTCAACCGAAAAATGAACCAATCTAACAGCAGCATTTCTCTTTACAACGCAATGGATGTCCCCTGTTGTTATTCTGAAAAATCATCAGATGCAGAAGGCGCTGTTGTTAAGCGAACACGCAAACATTGTGATGAGGAGGAACCAAGTGCAATTGGTAGCTCTGAGTCTGACAAGGAATCACTCCGCAAAAGATTGAAAGAAGACTAG
- the LOC109946428 gene encoding uncharacterized protein LOC109946428 produces the protein MEVCVIAKCTYKSETIMFSVSSESSMVDILKTLCQRFRGLQLGCFTLRYSVPSYPSYFLETDSDLDLMRTFLLISNEKTVDILVKDLCGSSEYSGDFCVNKELIACEKGESSCSSTVEDRNEFLGRSKRASAKPLLSNEWETYIHHVGQKFDGGAEEFRLKLCKYALEVGFNFLYAGNDKKRVVAVCSNKKLEGCSWRVYASRCEATGSFVIRTLNNVHTCAGRIRESKSKMMRSRVLSSLIVDRIRAKPELKPVEIIHEFKDYYGIDISYYHAWFGKELAKLDVHGDESKSFNELVWYADAVKETNTGSLCILDCEAGINRFRRFFVSFGGCIAGFQYCIPLLFIDATFLKSKYKGQLLCASEKNGNQGFYPLAFGVVDSETEENWTWFLQHLASILLPMGRVVTFFSDRNQGLLNAMGFVFPGWPHSYCYYHLKQNLISKYPKSGYGKLLQDRVINLFSRCAYAVTEEEFKVAMEELVIVGSSKVKAFISDLSRDHYANAFFKGMRYGEMANSLAESFNNWVGVFRDLPLLPLIEGIRQKLMVLNS, from the exons ATGGAGGTGTGTGTCATTGCCAAGTGCACATATAAGTCGGAAACCATcatgttttcagtttcatcaGAGTCATCcatggttgatattttgaagactttgtgtcagaggtttaggggtttgcaGTTGGGTTGTTTCACATTACGGTATTCGGTGCCCAGTTATCCGAGTTATTTTCTAGAAACGGATAGCGATTTGGACTTGATGAggacatttttgttgatatcaAATGAGAAGACTGTTGATATTTTAGTGAAGGATTTATGCGGGAGCAGTGAATATAGTGGTgatttttgtgtaaataaGGAGTTGATAGCATGTGAAAAGGGCGAGTCGTCGTGTTCTAGTACTGTCGAAGACAGAAACGAGTTTTTGGGCAGGTCGAAGAGAGCAAGTGCTAAGCCTTTGTTGTCGAATGAGTGGGAGACATACATACATCATGTGGGGCAGAAGTTTGACGGTGGTGCAGAGGAGTTCCGGTTGAAATTGTGCAAGTACGCTCTTGAAGtaggatttaattttttatatgccGGCAATGACAAGAAGCGGGTGGTTGCTGTTTGTTCGAATAAGAAATTGGAGGGTTGCAGCTGGCGTGTTTATGCTTCTCGTTGTGAAGCTactggcagttttgtaattcggACGTTAAATAATGTTCATACATGTGCGGGTCGGATACGGGAATCAAAGAGTAAGATGATGAGGTCTCGTGTGTTGTCCTCCCTCATTGTGGACAGAATTCGTGCAAAACCAGAGCTGAAGCCAGTTGAGATTATACACGAGTTCAAAGATTATTATGGTATAGACATTTCATACTACCACGCATGGTTTGGCAAAGAGTTAGCTAAATTGGACGTTCACGGTGATGAGTCGAAGTCCTTCAACGAGTTAGTGTGGTATGCGGACGCCGTAAAGGAAACTAACACTGGTTCTCTCTGCATTCTTGATTGTGAAGCTGGAATTAATCGCTTTcgacggttttttgtgtcttttggCGGTTGCATTGCTGGATTTCAATATTGCATACCCTTGTTGTTCATTGATGCTACGTTTTTGAAGAGCAAGTACAAGGGGCAGCTTCTCTGTGCTTCGGAAAAGAATGGAAATCAAG ggttTTATCCTCTAGCTTTTGGAGTTGTTGATTCTGAGACAGAGGAGAATTGGACTtggtttcttcaacatttggcTTCTATATTGCTACCGATGGGGAGAGTGGTGACCTTTTTCTCGGACCGCAATCAAGGTTTGTTAAATGCAATGGGGTTTGTGTTTCCCGGATGGCCTCATTCTTACTGTTATTATCACCTCAAACAGAATTTGATATCAAAGTACCCGAAGTCAGGTTATGGGAAACTGCTCCAAGACCgtgttatcaatttatttagtagATGCGCATATGCTGTTACGGAGGAAGAGTTTAAGGTAGCAATGGAGGAGTTGGTGATTGTTGGGAGTTCGAAAGTGAAGGCATTTATATCTGATTTGTCTAGAGATCACTATGCCAACGCATTTTTCAAAGGAATGCGTTATGGGGAGATGGCAAACAGTTTAGCGGAGTCCTTTAATAATTGGGTTGGTGTGTTTCGAGATTTGCCGTTGCTACCTTTGATAGAAGGGATTCGACAGAAATTGATGGTATTGAATTCTTAA
- the LOC18789099 gene encoding TMV resistance protein N isoform X1 has translation MVLRSPRACMSLPSPSQWKYDVFLSFRGEDTRIGFTDHLYDKLEWQTIKTFRDNEELQRGKTIAPELLTAIEQSRFAIVVLSPNYASSSWCLDEITKIVECMETRGTILPIFYHVDPSDVRKQMGSFAEAFTKHEEIFWKDMAKVRQWREALFKVANFSGWTSKDRYETELIKEIVEVVWNKVHPTLLGSAKNLVGVDFRVKEINLLLDAEANDVRFIGIWGMGGMGKTTIARLVYERVFHNFEVSSFLANVREVSAKHGLVHLQKELLSHILKKESTNVWDVYSGTSMIKNYLCNKKVLLILDDVDELNQLQILLGEKHWFGLGSRIIITTRDQHLLVTHGVEKSYELEGLNEVDALQLFSWNAFKKDHPEEDYLELSKCFMEYAGGLPLALTTLGSFLYKRSRDAWTSALDKLKKAPNRTIFGTLKMSYDGLDEIEKRIFLDVACFLKGYNKERTIEVLDSYGFCPRITVDVLAEKSLLTISDNHVCMHDLIQEMGREIVRQESYEEPGQRSRLWHRDDILNVFTKNRGTKTIEGIVLHLPELEEAHWNPEAFSKMSKLRLLQIHNLSLSQGPKYLSNALKFLDWSWYPSKFLPPTFQPDAISELNLRHSKINRLWNGSKYLGKLKYIDLSYSQSLTMTPDFTGIQNLERLVLEGCTSLVEIHSSISVLKRLKILNLKNCESLKSLPSEVEMESLEVFILSGCSKVKGIPEFVGQMEKLSKLSLDGTSIKKIPSSIERLIGLISLDLRDCKSLICLPSVICGLKSLQNLNMSGCSLLGNLPENLGEIECLEELDLSGTAIGEPPSSLALMKNLKVLSFRGCKGQPPKSWHSFLPFEFFAGKSSGPRGLVLASLKGFCSLKKLDLSDCNLCEGGIPDDIGCMSSLEELSLSRNNFVSLPASLRCLSKLWELNLESCKSLQQLPDLPSNRTLHVKADDCTSLKILPDPPMLSSLYKYFFRAVNGFRLVENNEGCNNIAFLMLQKFRQGVRHSVLKFDIVIPGSEIPDWFSNQTVGDSLMVERPLHLCNSKWMGFVLCAVFGAQENPDLLEFDYFGRHPCGILCYLEIAGSYQFSFPIPDAVLHHSVGHVASDHLWLLYFSRKHHRYENFLKDSCSQVEVLFKPFCSVQKNTCLKLKKCGIHLVYGEDVEELNRKMNQSNSSISLYNAMDVPCCYSEKSSDAEGAVVKRTRKHCDEEEPSAIGSSESDKESLRKRLKED, from the exons ATGGTGTTGAGGAGCCCAAGAGCCTGCATGTCTCTTCCTTCACCTTCTCAGTGGAAATATGATgtgtttttaagttttagaGGTGAAGACACCCGCATAGGTTTCACAGACCATTTATATGACAAACTGGAGTGGCAAACAATCAAAACCTTCAGGGACAATGAAGAACTTCAGAGAGGTAAAACTATTGCTCCAGAGCTTTTGACCGCGATTGAACAATCAAGGTTTGCCATTGTTGTTCTCTCGCCGAATTATGCTTCTTCCTCTTGGTGCTTGGATGAAATTACAAAGATTGTTGAATGCATGGAAACGAGGGGTACAATTTTGCCAATTTTTTATCACGTGGATCCATCCGACGTACGCAAACAAATGGGTAGCTTTGCAGAAGCCTTCACTAAAcatgaagaaattttttggaaAGACATGGCAAAGGTGAGGCAATGGAGAGAAGCTTTATTCAAAGTGGCTAATTTCAGTGGGTGGACTTCTAAGGATAGGTATGAAACAGAGCTTATCAAAGAAATTGTGGAAGTAGTATGGAATAAAGTGCATCCCACATTGTTAGGTTCCGCCAAGAACTTGGTTGGAGTTGATTTTAGAGTAAAGGAAATAAATTTGCTTTTAGATGCTGAGGCAAATGATGTTCGCTTTATAGGGATATGGGGGATGGGTGGGATGGGTAAGACAACCATTGCTAGGTTGGTTTACGAGAGAGTTTTCCATAATTTTGAAGTTAGCAGCTTTCTTGCAAATGTAAGAGAGGTTTCTGCAAAACATGGTCTAGTTCATCTACAAAAAGAACTTCTTTCCCATATcttgaagaaagaaagtacAAATGTTTGGGATGTTTACAGTGGAACCAGTATGATCAAGAACTATTTATGCAATAAAAAGGTTCTTCTCATTCTTGATGATGTCGACGAATTAAACCAACTGCAAATATTACTTGGGGAGAAACACTGGTTTGGTTTGGGGAGCAGAATCATCATTACAACTAGAGATCAACATTTGCTGGTCACACATGGTGTAGAAAAATCATATGAGCTTGAGGGATTAAATGAAGTTGACGCCCTGCAGCTCTTTAGCTGGAACGCCTTTAAAAAAGACCATCCTGAAGAGGATTATTTGGAACTGTCCAAGTGCTTCATGGAATATGCTGGAGGCCTTCCATTAGCTCTTACAACCTTGGGATCCTTTTTGTATAAAAGAAGCCGAGATGCATGGACTAGTGCATTGGATAAACTAAAGAAAGCTCCTAACAGAACAATTTTTGGAACACTCAAAATGAGTTATGATGGACTAGATGAGATAGAGAAAAGAATTTTTCTCGATGTTGCATGTTTCCTTAAGGGATATAACAAAGAGCGAACAATTGAAGTACTAGATAGTTATGGCTTTTGCCCTCGTATTACAGTAGATGTTCTTGCTGAGAAATCTCTTTTAACTATTTCAGACAACCATGTGTGCATGCATGATTTGATACAGGAAATGGGACGTGAAATTGTTCGTCAAGAGTCTTATGAAGAACCTGGTCAACGTAGTCGATTATGGCATCGTGACGACATCCTAAATGTATTTACGAAGAATAGA GGAACAAAGACAATTGAAGGGATAGTCTTACACTTGCCTGAATTGGAAGAGGCACATTGGAATCCAGAAGCCTTCTCTAAGATGTCTAAGCTAAGGTTGcttcaaattcataatttgaGCCTTTCTCAAGGACCCAAATATCTTTCTAATGCCTTAAAATTTCTTGACTGGAGTTGGTATCCTTCAAAATTTCTCCCACCAACTTTTCAGCCAGATGCAATTTCTGAACTTAATTTGCGTCATAGCAAAATTAATCGTCTTTGGAATGGATCAAAG TACTTGGGAAAGTTGAAATATATCGATCTTAGTTACTCCCAAAGCTTGACCATGACCCCAGATTTCACAGGTATTCAAAATCTTGAGAGGTTGGTGCTTGAAGGTTGTACAAGTTTAGTTGAGATTCATTCATCCATTTCAGTTCTGAAACggcttaaaattttgaatttaaaaaattgtgaaagtctTAAAAGTCTTCCAAGTGAGGTAGAAATGGAATCTCTCGAAGTTTTTATCCTTTCTGGTTGCTCAAAAGTAAAAGGGATTCCAGAATTTGTGGGACAGATGGAAAAATTATCAAAGCTTTCTTTAGATGGGACTAGTATTAAGAAAATACCTTCATCAATTGAACGTCTTATTGGCCTTATTTCACTGGATCTTAGAGATTGTAAAAGTCTCATATGCCTTCCCAGTGTCATCTGTGGTTTGAAGTCTCTTCAAAACCTCAACATGTCTGGATGCTCATTACTTGGAAACCTACCGGAAAACTTGGGGGAAATTGAGTGTTTGGAGGAACTTGATCTAAGTGGAACTGCTATAGGAGAGCCACCATCCTCCCTTGCTCTGATGAAAAATCTCAAAGTGTTATCCTTTCGTGGATGTAAAGGGCAACCGCCTAAATCATGGCATTCGTTCCtcccttttgaattttttgcaGGAAAGAGTTCTGGTCCTAGGGGTTTGGTGTTGGCTTCTTTAAAAGGTTTCTGCTCTTTGAAGAAATTAGATCTAAGTGACTGCAATCTTTGTGAAGGAGGAATCCCTGATGATATTGGATGTATGTCCTCCTTAGAAGAATTAAGTTTAAGTAGAAACAATTTTGTTAGCTTGCCTGCAAGCCTTAGATGTCTCTCTAAGCTTTGGGAGTTAAACTTGGAAAGCTGCAAAAGTCTTCAGCAGTTGCCAGACCTTCCATCAAATAGGACTTTACATGTAAAAGCAGATGATTGTACTTCGTTAAAAATATTGCCGGATCCACCCATGTTGAGCAGTTTATATAAGTACTTTTTCAGAGCTGTCAATGGCTTCAGATTGGTTGAAAACAATGAAGGCTGCAATAACATAGCATTTTTAATGCTACAGAAATTCCGtcag GGAGTCCGTCATTCTGTTCTCAAATTCGACATTGTCATTCCTGGAAGTGAAATTCCTGATTGGTTCAGTAATCAAACTGTAGGAGATTCATTAATGGTGGAGCGGCCTCTGCATTTATGTAATAGCAAGTGGATGGGGTTTGTTTTATGTGCTGTTTTTGGAGCTCAAGAAAATCCAGATCTTCttgaatttgattattttggaCGCCATCCATGTggaattttatgttatttggAAATAGCGGGATCatatcaattttcttttcctatacCTGATGCGGTGCTGCATCATAGTGTTGGCCATGTTGCATCAGATCACCTTTGGTTACTCTATTTTTCTCGTAAGCACCATCGCTATGAGAATTTTTTGAAGGATAGCTGCAGTCAGGTTGAGGTTTTATTCAAACCCTTTTGTAGTGTGCAAAAAAACACGTGCTTGAAGCTGAAGAAGTGCGGCATTCATCTGGTATATGGGGAAGATGTGGAAGAGCTCAACCGAAAAATGAACCAATCTAACAGCAGCATTTCTCTTTACAACGCAATGGATGTCCCCTGTTGTTATTCTGAAAAATCATCAGATGCAGAAGGCGCTGTTGTTAAGCGAACACGCAAACATTGTGATGAGGAGGAACCAAGTGCAATTGGTAGCTCTGAGTCTGACAAGGAATCACTCCGCAAAAGATTGAAAGAAGACTAG